One Campylobacter lari DNA segment encodes these proteins:
- a CDS encoding LicD family protein produces the protein MQEVTLEEQKKALVKLLNYFDEFCKKHNIIYSLGGGTLIGAVRHKGFIPWDDDIDIYMHYDEYEKLRKYWKNLENIYMEDIYDKNCKYFYFLAKIYNRNYLIEDYEGQRCPIFLDIFIYDYIPNDINLVRKTAKKIKFLRKLTRSFVKRSKDFTFLSKLCLFCAEYLNKQLDKTLKHWRLIYTSNNCENIALFISECSGWNNSIMHKKYFSNTINLCFEDGKYPCMDGYDEHLKKYYGDYMKLPPENQRVPKHSSKIYKLD, from the coding sequence ATGCAAGAGGTAACTTTAGAAGAGCAAAAGAAAGCTTTAGTAAAATTACTTAACTATTTTGATGAATTTTGCAAAAAACATAACATTATTTATTCTTTAGGTGGCGGAACATTAATAGGAGCGGTAAGACATAAAGGTTTTATTCCATGGGATGATGATATTGATATTTATATGCACTATGATGAATATGAAAAGTTAAGAAAATATTGGAAAAATTTGGAAAATATTTATATGGAAGATATATATGATAAAAATTGCAAATATTTTTATTTTCTTGCAAAAATTTATAATAGAAATTATTTGATAGAAGATTACGAAGGACAAAGATGTCCAATATTTTTAGATATTTTTATTTATGATTATATACCAAACGATATTAATCTCGTGAGAAAAACAGCTAAAAAAATAAAATTTTTAAGAAAACTTACTAGATCTTTTGTTAAACGTTCAAAAGATTTTACTTTTTTAAGTAAACTTTGTCTTTTTTGCGCTGAATATCTTAACAAACAACTCGATAAAACACTAAAACATTGGCGTTTAATATATACAAGTAATAATTGTGAAAATATAGCGTTATTTATAAGTGAATGCTCAGGATGGAACAACTCTATCATGCATAAAAAATACTTTAGTAATACCATTAATCTTTGTTTTGAAGATGGAAAATATCCATGCATGGATGGTTATGATGAGCATTTAAAAAAATATTATGGTGATTATATGAAATTACCTCCGGAAAATCAAAGAGTACCAAAACATAGTTCTAAAATTTACAAGTTAGATTAA
- a CDS encoding NTP transferase domain-containing protein — MNAIILAAGSGSRFQELSKITHKAMLKIQGVANIERTIVYLKEAMVDDIYIVIGHLKEQFLYLEKKYNVKLIFNENYGKYNSIYSFYKASSFFSDSFVIDCDVVLNENIFLQKQILSTYYCILRNSKGEWYVKTKDGLIEEIDTTLSSGLALLGVSYFCTEDCKKIRKNLKKYLTSSYLLDEKMYWDNIVLDLLSELKIQAIEVEKCYEMDNLKEYEEILNKCKR; from the coding sequence TTGAATGCGATTATTTTAGCGGCTGGGTCAGGAAGCAGATTTCAAGAGCTTTCAAAGATAACTCATAAAGCTATGCTTAAAATACAAGGAGTCGCCAACATAGAGCGTACTATTGTTTATCTTAAAGAAGCAATGGTTGATGATATTTATATAGTAATAGGACATCTAAAAGAGCAATTTTTATATCTAGAAAAAAAATATAATGTCAAATTAATTTTTAATGAAAATTATGGAAAATATAATAGCATTTATTCTTTTTATAAAGCTAGTAGTTTTTTCAGTGATAGTTTTGTGATTGATTGTGATGTGGTTTTAAATGAAAATATTTTTTTGCAAAAACAAATTTTGAGTACCTATTATTGTATCCTAAGAAATTCTAAAGGTGAGTGGTATGTAAAAACAAAAGATGGGCTGATAGAAGAAATCGATACTACTTTATCGAGTGGACTTGCTTTATTGGGAGTTTCTTATTTTTGTACAGAAGATTGTAAAAAAATAAGAAAAAATTTAAAAAAATATCTTACATCTAGTTATTTGTTAGACGAGAAAATGTATTGGGATAATATTGTCTTGGATTTACTCTCAGAGCTTAAAATACAAGCAATTGAAGTTGAAAAATGTTATGAAATGGATAATTTAAAAGAATACGAGGAGATTTTAAATAAATGCAAGAGGTAA
- a CDS encoding DMT family transporter, producing the protein MNKIGYISGILSGLFWALAGIFYVKVTDKVVDSSYFVFILLFCIEFIPWLFLTLLILFFKKEVVFKRKLIFPFFAGLLAGPVAMYCYLNAISLIGLSFSASITSLYPVFATFLAFIFLKQKINIQGFFGLLLALTSLFLLFFNGLSFNFFGIILALICALSWGTELVLSSIVLKELSTTSVYYSRQTGASFGYAILIFVQEPNFTFDDILSFNFIVLLLCAVSFWGLSYFLYYFTISKIGLIKAMMLNISYVIWLVIIQSEFDFKQIALIFLVFIGANLVLFSKKDKD; encoded by the coding sequence ATGAATAAAATAGGATATATTTCTGGTATTTTATCCGGATTGTTTTGGGCTTTAGCTGGAATATTTTATGTAAAAGTTACAGATAAGGTTGTTGATTCTTCTTATTTTGTTTTTATATTGCTTTTTTGTATCGAGTTTATACCTTGGTTATTTTTAACATTGCTTATTTTATTTTTTAAAAAAGAAGTTGTTTTTAAAAGAAAACTTATATTTCCGTTTTTCGCTGGATTGCTCGCAGGTCCTGTTGCAATGTATTGTTATCTTAATGCAATTTCACTTATAGGCTTAAGTTTCAGTGCTTCAATTACTAGTTTATATCCAGTTTTCGCAACTTTTTTAGCATTTATATTTTTAAAACAAAAAATAAACATACAAGGTTTTTTTGGTTTATTATTGGCTTTAACATCTTTATTTTTGTTATTTTTTAATGGTTTAAGTTTTAATTTTTTTGGGATAATTTTGGCTTTAATATGTGCATTATCTTGGGGAACTGAATTGGTTTTAAGTTCTATTGTTTTAAAGGAGTTGTCTACGACGAGTGTTTATTATTCAAGGCAAACTGGAGCAAGTTTTGGATATGCGATATTAATTTTTGTTCAAGAACCAAATTTTACTTTCGATGATATCTTATCATTTAATTTTATTGTATTGCTGTTATGTGCTGTATCTTTTTGGGGGTTATCTTATTTTTTATATTATTTTACGATTTCAAAAATTGGATTAATAAAAGCCATGATGTTGAATATCTCTTATGTAATATGGCTTGTTATAATACAAAGTGAGTTTGACTTTAAACAAATAGCTTTAATTTTTTTAGTGTTTATTGGAGCAAATTTGGTTTTATTTTCTAAAAAGGATAAAGATTGA
- a CDS encoding choline kinase family protein, which translates to MDELVSILSHALGVSRDEIFSIEKIGGMTNQNYLVKIQKKSTNLESYCLRLTNQKTNQLIHRKNEKINDFLASQAKFSVECVYFDEKTGIKITKFLDNSYALNHEKIQNKTILKEIALKLEEFHKSDLEFKNTFNVFNLYEQYFSLLNNKSIFYKYHGQMDCILKVFNKIALYFQKQNITVLPCHNDLVPENILIKDRVYFIDWEYSGKNDILWELANFMIECRLDEELKRYFLECYFNREVTKKEKMHLDFYAFSCDVLWTLWTALKEENNEFYGDYGFIRINRAYQRLESLNL; encoded by the coding sequence ATGGATGAATTGGTAAGTATTCTAAGTCATGCTCTTGGAGTTTCAAGGGATGAGATTTTCAGTATAGAGAAAATTGGAGGTATGACAAATCAAAACTACCTTGTGAAAATCCAAAAAAAATCCACTAATTTAGAGAGCTATTGTTTAAGATTAACAAATCAAAAAACAAACCAACTGATTCATAGAAAAAATGAAAAAATTAATGATTTTCTAGCAAGTCAAGCAAAATTTAGTGTAGAATGTGTTTATTTTGATGAAAAAACTGGGATTAAAATCACTAAATTTCTAGATAATTCTTATGCACTTAATCACGAGAAAATCCAAAATAAAACCATATTAAAAGAAATAGCACTTAAGCTTGAAGAATTTCACAAAAGTGATTTAGAATTTAAAAACACCTTTAATGTATTTAATTTGTATGAGCAATATTTTTCTTTGTTAAACAACAAAAGTATTTTTTACAAGTATCACGGTCAAATGGATTGTATTCTAAAAGTTTTTAATAAAATTGCATTGTATTTTCAAAAGCAAAACATTACTGTTTTACCGTGCCATAATGATCTCGTCCCTGAAAATATTTTAATAAAAGATAGAGTTTATTTTATTGATTGGGAGTATTCTGGAAAAAATGATATTTTATGGGAATTAGCAAATTTTATGATAGAATGTAGATTGGATGAAGAGTTAAAGAGATATTTTTTAGAATGTTATTTTAATCGCGAGGTCACAAAAAAAGAAAAAATGCATTTAGATTTTTATGCTTTTTCGTGTGATGTTTTATGGACGCTTTGGACTGCCTTAAAAGAAGAAAATAACGAATTTTATGGTGACTATGGTTTTATTAGGATTAATAGAGCATACCAGCGATTAGAAAGTTTAAATTTATAA
- a CDS encoding TerC family protein gives MFEWIFSVDAWVVLLTLTALEIVLGIDNIIFLAILVSKLPPEHRDKGRILGLAFAMITRILLLLSLFWVMKLVTPLFSVLGNEISGRDLVLLLGGLFLIVKSIKEIKESIMHQEESQSNIKISNKLWVVVAEIAVIDIVFSLDSVITAVGIAQDIEIMIIAVIIAVLVMLFASKPIADFVEKYPSIKILALAFLVMIGFVLVCESFDIHIDKAYIYTAMAFSLIVEILNIISQKKQTDNS, from the coding sequence ATGTTTGAATGGATTTTTAGTGTAGATGCTTGGGTGGTATTGCTTACTCTTACAGCTTTGGAGATTGTACTAGGGATTGATAATATCATTTTTCTAGCGATTTTAGTTTCTAAATTACCACCAGAACATAGAGATAAGGGTAGAATTCTAGGTCTTGCTTTTGCGATGATTACTAGAATTTTATTATTATTATCTTTATTTTGGGTGATGAAGCTTGTCACGCCTTTATTTAGTGTATTAGGCAATGAAATTTCAGGTAGAGATTTGGTGCTTTTGCTTGGAGGGCTGTTTTTAATAGTTAAGTCTATTAAGGAAATTAAAGAAAGTATAATGCACCAAGAGGAAAGTCAAAGTAATATAAAAATTAGCAATAAGCTTTGGGTTGTAGTTGCTGAAATAGCTGTGATAGACATAGTATTTTCTCTTGATAGTGTTATTACTGCTGTGGGTATTGCTCAAGATATAGAGATTATGATTATTGCTGTGATTATTGCAGTTTTAGTTATGCTTTTTGCCTCTAAACCAATTGCAGATTTTGTAGAAAAATATCCAAGCATTAAAATCTTAGCCTTGGCATTTTTAGTAATGATAGGCTTTGTTTTAGTGTGCGAAAGTTTTGATATCCATATAGATAAAGCATATATTTATACAGCTATGGCTTTTTCTTTGATAGTAGAAATTTTAAACATCATTTCACAAAAAAAACAAACAGACAATTCTTAA
- the purN gene encoding phosphoribosylglycinamide formyltransferase encodes MLIKLAVLFSGNGSNLENILEKLHKKTFGKNTFEVVLCVCNKKEAYGIQRALKYNLDTKIIEHEKFTSREEFDAELVKIIKESQADLTILAGFMRILSPIFTQNIKAINLHPSLLPLFKGAHAIKESYESDMKVAGISVHWVNEELDGGKIIAQKAFEKAKLSFEEFEAKIHELEHTLLPETIVKIFEND; translated from the coding sequence ATGCTTATAAAATTAGCAGTTTTATTTAGTGGTAATGGAAGCAATTTGGAAAATATTTTAGAAAAATTACATAAAAAAACTTTTGGTAAAAATACCTTTGAAGTGGTTTTGTGTGTATGCAATAAAAAAGAAGCTTATGGCATACAAAGAGCTTTAAAATATAACCTTGATACTAAAATCATAGAACATGAAAAATTTACTTCAAGAGAAGAATTTGATGCAGAATTAGTAAAAATTATAAAAGAAAGTCAAGCAGATTTGACCATCTTGGCAGGATTTATGCGAATTTTAAGTCCTATTTTCACTCAAAATATAAAAGCTATTAATCTTCATCCTTCTTTGCTTCCTTTATTCAAAGGTGCTCATGCTATCAAAGAAAGCTATGAAAGTGATATGAAAGTAGCAGGCATTAGTGTGCATTGGGTTAATGAAGAGCTTGATGGTGGTAAAATCATTGCACAAAAGGCGTTTGAAAAAGCTAAGTTAAGCTTTGAAGAATTTGAAGCGAAAATTCATGAGCTTGAACATACACTTTTACCTGAAACCATTGTAAAAATTTTTGAAAATGATTAA
- a CDS encoding bifunctional ADP-dependent NAD(P)H-hydrate dehydratase/NAD(P)H-hydrate epimerase, whose protein sequence is MKVVFKDNISYEKELIEKGLDELLMMENAGIELANLIKKKSKNIKNAKILFLLGTGGNGADGLVAIRHLKKAFAYIMPYKKSTMFIKQEQILKNVGFKFLKKEPKFKDFDIIVDCVFGSGLNKALDENLQRIFKKIAKSKALKIACDIPSGLGQELCFKADYTLCMGVIKEILLEDFAKEFVGKIKIANLGLKPYMQNTSSFLLEKKDLKLITKKANSNKGDFGHVYIFANKSAGTLAGLGALEFGAGLVSLVAKESFSPLIMLKDDIEGKINAAAIGMGLDDLSILKDERLKNIPLVLDANCFQSENLLSYLNREDVVLTPHPKEFSMLLKLYFNEDVSVEEIQNKRFFYARKFSSKFQCALVLKGANPIITQKEKLFVVNCGNEALAKGGSGDVLSGMIAALLGAKFNALEAAKNAVLAHALVAKNYKKNKISFDALKLIKGLKCL, encoded by the coding sequence ATGAAAGTAGTATTTAAAGATAATATTTCTTATGAAAAAGAGCTCATTGAAAAAGGTTTGGATGAGCTTTTAATGATGGAAAATGCAGGTATAGAGCTTGCAAATTTGATTAAGAAAAAAAGTAAAAATATAAAAAATGCTAAAATTTTATTCTTGCTTGGTACTGGTGGAAATGGAGCTGATGGACTTGTGGCCATTAGACACTTAAAAAAAGCTTTTGCTTATATTATGCCATATAAAAAAAGTACAATGTTTATCAAGCAAGAGCAAATTTTAAAAAATGTAGGTTTTAAATTTTTAAAAAAAGAACCTAAATTTAAAGATTTTGACATTATAGTTGATTGCGTTTTTGGAAGCGGTTTAAATAAAGCTTTAGATGAAAATTTACAAAGAATTTTTAAAAAAATTGCTAAAAGTAAGGCTTTAAAAATAGCTTGTGATATTCCTAGCGGGCTTGGACAAGAACTATGTTTTAAGGCTGATTATACTCTTTGCATGGGGGTAATTAAAGAAATTTTATTAGAAGATTTCGCAAAAGAATTTGTAGGTAAAATTAAAATTGCGAATTTGGGTTTAAAACCTTATATGCAAAATACTTCAAGCTTTTTACTAGAAAAAAAAGATTTAAAACTCATTACAAAAAAGGCCAACTCAAACAAAGGTGATTTTGGTCATGTTTATATTTTTGCCAATAAAAGCGCGGGTACTTTAGCTGGACTTGGTGCTTTGGAGTTTGGGGCAGGGCTTGTGTCTTTGGTGGCTAAAGAAAGCTTTTCGCCTTTGATTATGCTAAAAGATGATATTGAAGGCAAAATAAATGCAGCTGCTATAGGTATGGGACTTGATGATTTAAGTATTTTAAAAGATGAAAGATTAAAAAATATTCCTTTAGTCTTAGATGCAAATTGCTTTCAAAGTGAAAATTTACTTTCTTATCTTAATAGAGAAGATGTTGTTTTAACTCCTCATCCTAAAGAGTTTTCTATGCTTTTAAAACTTTATTTTAATGAGGATGTAAGTGTAGAAGAAATTCAAAACAAACGCTTTTTTTATGCAAGAAAATTTAGTTCTAAATTCCAATGTGCTTTGGTGTTAAAAGGGGCTAATCCCATCATCACTCAAAAAGAAAAACTTTTTGTAGTAAATTGTGGCAATGAAGCTTTAGCAAAAGGTGGAAGTGGGGATGTACTAAGTGGTATGATAGCGGCTTTACTTGGAGCTAAATTTAATGCTTTAGAAGCTGCAAAAAATGCAGTATTAGCTCATGCTTTGGTGGCTAAAAATTATAAGAAAAATAAAATTAGTTTTGATGCTTTAAAATTAATAAAGGGGTTAAAATGCTTATAA
- the rmuC gene encoding DNA recombination protein RmuC, whose translation MENILIAFLVVVILAFIWYVFKSQKEKAKLEFLNQSNIALQNQLANLELEKTTLMEKNSKLLDEKILYLSKNEALEAKLAQKEQTQQELLNIHLKERANLKEEYTQTLIKLEEKYKQGLVELKQELEQNLQKQNANILSQNKLMLNEDTKKILEEIFLPVKKSVKEYSEKLSQNEVSIKTQIDHMFKFSQNITENADKLAKILKGDKKIRGNFAELQLKSVLENSGLVEGVQYKLQERFQDEGKTYIPDAVVFLDKQKSIIIDAKFSLPSDFAFEDISQNTCLDLAYNLKSRIDELAKKPYMQYDKHTYEFVLLFIPYQNILDLILNVDLEIYQYAYKKRVYLTTPNTLFMALNTINISWKNIQSNENILKAFDELGKFHDKFAGVLDDFEKIKENIKRLNSNVDNMQTKLTHGSGNIASRVIKLKELGAKTQKLIKCEMSDESSI comes from the coding sequence ATGGAAAATATCTTGATAGCCTTTTTAGTTGTTGTAATTTTAGCTTTTATATGGTATGTGTTTAAAAGCCAAAAAGAAAAAGCAAAATTGGAGTTTTTAAACCAAAGCAATATAGCATTGCAAAATCAACTTGCTAATTTAGAGCTTGAAAAAACTACACTTATGGAAAAAAATTCCAAACTTTTAGATGAAAAAATATTATATTTATCTAAAAATGAAGCTTTAGAAGCAAAATTAGCTCAAAAAGAACAAACTCAGCAAGAACTTTTAAATATACATTTAAAAGAGCGTGCGAACTTAAAAGAAGAATACACTCAAACTTTAATAAAACTAGAAGAAAAATACAAGCAAGGTTTGGTAGAATTAAAACAAGAATTAGAGCAAAATTTACAAAAACAAAATGCTAATATTTTAAGCCAAAACAAACTTATGCTCAATGAAGATACAAAAAAAATCTTAGAAGAAATTTTCTTGCCTGTGAAAAAAAGTGTTAAAGAATACAGTGAAAAACTTAGCCAAAATGAAGTTAGCATTAAAACACAAATCGATCATATGTTTAAATTTAGTCAAAATATAACAGAAAACGCAGATAAGCTAGCTAAAATTTTAAAGGGTGATAAAAAAATTCGTGGTAATTTCGCAGAATTACAATTAAAATCTGTTTTAGAAAATAGTGGTTTGGTAGAGGGCGTGCAGTATAAATTGCAAGAGAGATTTCAAGATGAGGGTAAAACCTATATTCCCGATGCGGTAGTATTTTTAGATAAACAAAAAAGTATAATTATAGATGCAAAATTTTCTTTGCCAAGTGATTTTGCTTTTGAAGATATTAGTCAAAATACCTGTCTTGATTTAGCTTATAATCTAAAATCAAGGATTGATGAGTTAGCCAAAAAGCCTTATATGCAGTATGATAAACACACTTATGAGTTTGTTTTGCTTTTTATACCTTATCAAAATATCTTAGATTTGATTTTAAATGTAGATCTTGAAATTTATCAATACGCTTATAAAAAAAGGGTTTATTTAACCACACCAAACACTCTTTTTATGGCACTAAATACGATAAATATTTCATGGAAAAATATACAAAGTAATGAAAATATCCTAAAAGCTTTTGATGAGCTTGGCAAATTTCATGATAAATTTGCAGGTGTTTTAGATGATTTTGAAAAAATCAAAGAAAATATCAAAAGATTAAACTCAAATGTAGATAATATGCAAACAAAGCTTACTCATGGAAGTGGAAATATCGCTTCAAGAGTGATAAAGCTTAAAGAGCTAGGCGCTAAAACCCAAAAGCTTATAAAATGTGAGATGAGTGATGAAAGTAGTATTTAA
- a CDS encoding NYN domain-containing protein: MDNKSVAIFIDAENIPSKYAKSIFDIASDYGEIVIKRIYGDWTQKNIQNWKEQIAQYSIIAMQQFNFIANKNSSDMYLITEIMSFFYEKDIDIFVIVSSDSDYTSLIQRLKEGKKQVIGMGLKQAVKSYVNSFSEFFYLDQDESKEKILSTKEYIKDLINITEALIEEKGRAEYAQIRTNMNRKHANFIPQNFGFKNFRALVKEFLPQMKQFKEGNEKNIYFLIEKTKA; this comes from the coding sequence ATGGATAACAAAAGCGTGGCGATCTTTATTGATGCAGAAAATATTCCTTCAAAATATGCAAAATCTATTTTTGACATCGCTTCTGATTATGGAGAAATTGTTATAAAACGAATTTATGGAGATTGGACACAAAAAAATATACAAAATTGGAAAGAACAAATCGCACAATATTCTATCATCGCTATGCAACAATTTAATTTTATAGCTAATAAAAACTCAAGTGATATGTACTTAATCACTGAGATTATGAGTTTTTTTTATGAAAAAGATATTGATATTTTTGTCATTGTCTCAAGTGATAGTGATTATACTAGTTTAATCCAAAGGCTTAAAGAGGGCAAAAAGCAAGTTATAGGTATGGGTTTAAAACAAGCTGTAAAATCTTATGTGAATTCTTTTAGTGAATTTTTTTATTTAGATCAAGATGAATCTAAAGAAAAAATATTAAGCACTAAAGAATATATCAAAGATTTAATCAATATCACAGAAGCCTTAATAGAAGAAAAAGGTCGTGCTGAATATGCTCAAATTCGCACTAATATGAATAGAAAACACGCAAATTTTATCCCTCAAAATTTTGGTTTTAAAAATTTTAGAGCTTTAGTAAAAGAGTTTTTACCACAAATGAAACAATTTAAAGAAGGTAATGAAAAAAATATTTATTTTCTTATTGAAAAAACAAAGGCTTAA
- a CDS encoding YifB family Mg chelatase-like AAA ATPase: MKKLKCASFSTELDIIDVESTFTRGLPGFSIVGLANSTIKESTERVKATLLSQNFNFPAQKITINLSPSDIPKNGSHFDLAIAILILFQKENLDDFFVFGELGLDGSIKSTASLFSILLFLSAKVQNAKVVVPKAIAQKASMIPNLTIYALENLAQAMDFFKEKNYENYHINNAHPLFENAIEINNQKYIKNSIYPYDFKEVKGQENAKFACIIAALGMHNILFEGSPGSGKSMCAKRLPFIMPPQSLKEILAQNAYKSLNSLDDDFSASRVFRSPHHTSTRASIFGGGAKNAKIGEIALANGGVLFFDEFPHFSKQIIESLREPLEDFKILISRVNTKVIYETKFLFACAQNPCPCGNLFSKSLACRCQEMEIKKYKNKISSPILDRIDLYVAMDEISHEDKTSLTSKQMSEMVFKGFLFQKQRKQEEFNAKLNDEQLKQFCILDSTANEILQKAINSYNLSQRGVNKTIKVARTIADLEQSELILKTHILKALSFRMRTT; encoded by the coding sequence ATGAAAAAACTAAAATGTGCAAGTTTTTCTACAGAGCTTGATATTATCGATGTAGAATCAACTTTCACAAGAGGTTTGCCAGGTTTTAGTATAGTGGGTCTTGCAAATTCCACTATCAAAGAAAGCACAGAAAGAGTTAAGGCAACTTTATTAAGTCAAAATTTCAATTTTCCAGCACAAAAAATCACTATCAATCTTAGTCCTTCAGATATCCCTAAAAATGGCTCTCATTTTGACTTAGCCATTGCGATTTTGATTTTATTTCAAAAAGAAAATTTAGATGACTTTTTTGTTTTTGGAGAACTTGGTTTAGATGGAAGTATAAAAAGCACTGCTAGTTTATTTTCTATCTTACTTTTTTTAAGTGCAAAAGTACAAAATGCCAAAGTAGTGGTGCCAAAAGCCATAGCACAAAAAGCTTCGATGATACCTAACTTAACAATCTATGCTTTGGAAAATTTAGCTCAAGCTATGGATTTTTTTAAAGAAAAAAACTATGAGAATTATCATATAAATAATGCTCATCCTTTGTTTGAAAATGCCATAGAAATTAATAATCAAAAATATATAAAAAATTCTATTTATCCTTATGATTTTAAAGAAGTTAAGGGTCAAGAAAATGCTAAATTTGCTTGTATAATAGCAGCTTTGGGTATGCATAATATTTTATTTGAAGGCAGTCCAGGTAGTGGTAAAAGCATGTGTGCTAAAAGACTTCCTTTCATCATGCCGCCACAAAGTTTGAAAGAAATTTTAGCTCAAAATGCCTATAAGTCATTAAATTCTTTAGATGATGATTTTAGTGCTAGTAGGGTTTTTAGAAGTCCTCATCATACAAGTACTAGGGCTAGTATTTTTGGTGGAGGAGCCAAAAATGCCAAGATAGGAGAAATAGCACTTGCAAATGGAGGAGTTTTGTTTTTTGATGAGTTTCCTCATTTTTCAAAACAAATCATAGAAAGTTTGAGAGAGCCATTAGAGGATTTTAAAATTCTTATTTCAAGAGTTAATACCAAAGTGATTTATGAAACTAAATTTTTATTTGCTTGTGCGCAAAATCCTTGTCCTTGTGGGAATTTATTTTCTAAAAGTCTTGCATGTCGTTGCCAAGAGATGGAAATTAAAAAATATAAAAATAAAATTTCATCTCCTATTTTAGACAGAATTGATCTTTATGTGGCTATGGATGAGATTTCGCATGAAGATAAAACAAGCTTGACTTCTAAGCAAATGAGTGAAATGGTTTTTAAAGGATTTTTATTTCAAAAGCAAAGAAAACAAGAAGAATTTAATGCTAAATTAAATGATGAACAGCTGAAACAATTTTGTATTTTAGATTCTACTGCGAATGAAATTTTACAAAAGGCTATAAATTCATATAATCTTTCTCAAAGAGGGGTAAATAAAACCATAAAAGTAGCAAGAACCATTGCAGATTTAGAGCAAAGTGAGTTGATCTTAAAAACTCATATTTTAAAAGCATTAAGTTTTAGAATGAGAACTACATAG
- the def gene encoding peptide deformylase, protein MIRKIITYPNPRLFLESKKVENFDKDLHILLDDMYETMIANKGVGLAAIQVDVSIRALLVDIGDEEGEQKEDKQTLLEIINPIITPLDDEKISCNEGCLSIPGFYEDVMRYKNIQLDYQDRFGKPQSLQAHDFLAVAIQHEVDHLDGHLFIEKLSFLKRQKFDKDFKKKSKKNK, encoded by the coding sequence ATGATAAGAAAGATAATTACCTATCCTAATCCAAGATTATTTTTAGAGTCAAAAAAAGTAGAAAATTTTGATAAAGATTTACATATACTTTTAGATGATATGTATGAAACAATGATAGCTAATAAGGGTGTAGGTTTAGCTGCTATTCAAGTTGATGTGTCAATTAGAGCTTTACTTGTAGATATTGGTGATGAAGAAGGTGAGCAAAAAGAAGATAAGCAAACTCTTTTAGAAATTATTAATCCTATTATAACACCTTTAGATGATGAAAAAATTTCTTGCAATGAAGGTTGTTTAAGCATACCAGGTTTTTATGAAGATGTAATGCGTTATAAAAATATACAACTTGATTATCAAGATAGATTTGGTAAGCCACAAAGTTTACAAGCGCATGATTTTTTAGCAGTGGCTATTCAACATGAGGTTGATCATCTTGATGGACATTTATTTATAGAAAAACTTTCTTTTTTAAAACGCCAAAAATTTGACAAAGACTTTAAGAAAAAATCCAAAAAGAACAAATGA